In the genome of Actinomadura graeca, one region contains:
- a CDS encoding helix-turn-helix transcriptional regulator: MSAGTAPGGPAAAPRQGGRPASTTSTDRLARLLALVPYVVNRDSVALGEAAAAFGVTEKQLIDDLNLLWCVELRAPDPYCPIDLSYEGGEITVTEAESIARPLRLKVDEASALLVALRMLAGIPDLHDRDALSRVIAKLETAAGAAAAVSSQVAVEVGAPGGAAGPDGAGTALGRLRDAIAAGRRVHLMYYVPARDENTERDVDPMRLLVVEGSTYLEGWCRRAEAVRLFRLDRIAGLTVLDVAAEVPEDAEPIDVDAGLFRPSPQDVRVTLELTPRGRWVADYYPCESVEELGEGRLRVVLRTPDTRWVRGLALRLGDQGRVTAPESLALGIRDEAARALARYGMA; encoded by the coding sequence ATGAGCGCCGGGACGGCACCCGGCGGGCCCGCGGCGGCCCCCCGGCAGGGCGGCAGGCCCGCCTCGACGACCTCCACCGACCGCCTCGCGCGGCTGCTGGCGCTCGTCCCGTACGTGGTGAACCGCGATTCGGTGGCGCTCGGTGAGGCCGCGGCGGCGTTCGGGGTGACCGAGAAGCAGCTGATCGACGATCTGAACCTGCTGTGGTGCGTGGAACTGCGGGCGCCCGACCCGTACTGCCCCATCGACCTGTCCTACGAGGGCGGCGAGATCACCGTCACCGAGGCCGAGTCGATCGCGCGGCCGCTGCGGCTGAAGGTCGACGAGGCCAGCGCGCTGCTGGTGGCGCTGCGGATGCTCGCGGGCATCCCCGACCTGCACGACCGGGACGCGCTCAGCCGGGTGATCGCCAAGCTGGAGACCGCCGCGGGCGCCGCCGCCGCGGTCAGCAGCCAGGTCGCCGTCGAGGTCGGCGCCCCGGGCGGCGCCGCGGGCCCGGACGGGGCGGGCACCGCGCTCGGCCGGCTCCGCGACGCCATCGCCGCGGGCCGCCGCGTGCACCTGATGTACTACGTGCCGGCGCGGGACGAGAACACCGAGCGCGACGTCGACCCGATGCGGTTGCTGGTGGTGGAGGGCAGCACCTACCTGGAGGGCTGGTGCCGGCGCGCGGAGGCCGTCCGGCTGTTCCGGCTGGACCGGATCGCGGGCCTGACCGTGCTGGACGTGGCCGCGGAGGTCCCCGAGGACGCCGAGCCGATCGACGTGGACGCCGGGCTGTTCCGCCCGTCGCCGCAGGACGTGCGGGTCACGCTGGAGCTGACGCCGCGGGGGCGGTGGGTCGCCGACTACTACCCGTGCGAGAGCGTGGAGGAGCTGGGGGAGGGGCGGCTGCGGGTGGTGCTGCGGACCCCCGACACCCGGTGGGTGCGGGGCCTGGCGCTGCGCCTCGGCGACCAGGGCCGGGTGACGGCGCCGGAGTCGCTCGCCTTGGGAATCCGTGACGAGGCGGCCCGGGCCCTGGCACGGTACGGCATGGCGTGA